One Streptomyces sp. NBC_01454 DNA segment encodes these proteins:
- a CDS encoding AAA family ATPase: protein MTMTEGQRVGKQRAGWRPDRLREQREAHGLTLEKAGERLRAVAEQAKLKGIPAANPQTLWQHEQGEVFPGPHYRRAYCLLYRATEPDLGFRTALPGEESSFKLTPLDDRLNGSHVLAVERAIHRIAPGSDEADHFDLQQRIIDAWKRRHTGGDPHRPVLILVGGFAGSGKTELARFFVQLTGWPLLDKDPLTRPLVERLLVALGGDANDRHTDLYREQVRPVEYDCLMQSAMANIKCGISTVLTAPFIAEMTDPAWMQRLTNRANAMGVDVFPVWVRCDEESMREYIGFRSAARDAWKLARWDEYMATIDLELRPAVPHLVVDNRLGTAVTLADQARQAMGAMNA, encoded by the coding sequence ATGACGATGACGGAGGGGCAGAGGGTGGGGAAGCAGCGAGCAGGGTGGAGGCCGGACCGGCTCCGGGAGCAGCGGGAGGCTCATGGCCTGACCCTGGAGAAGGCGGGCGAACGCCTCCGGGCGGTTGCCGAGCAGGCCAAGCTCAAGGGCATCCCCGCCGCGAATCCTCAGACCTTGTGGCAGCACGAACAGGGCGAGGTCTTCCCTGGTCCCCACTACCGGCGGGCCTACTGCCTCCTCTACCGGGCCACCGAGCCCGACTTGGGGTTCCGCACCGCCTTGCCCGGTGAGGAGTCCTCCTTCAAGCTCACGCCGCTGGACGACCGTCTTAACGGATCCCACGTTTTGGCTGTTGAGCGCGCTATTCATCGCATCGCACCGGGCTCCGATGAGGCCGACCACTTCGACTTGCAGCAGCGGATCATCGACGCGTGGAAGCGCCGGCACACGGGCGGCGACCCTCACCGCCCCGTGCTCATCTTGGTGGGTGGATTCGCTGGCAGCGGCAAGACGGAGCTCGCCCGCTTCTTCGTTCAGCTCACCGGCTGGCCCCTGCTCGACAAGGACCCGCTCACCCGCCCGTTGGTAGAACGCCTCTTGGTCGCACTGGGCGGAGACGCGAACGATAGGCACACCGACCTCTACCGCGAACAGGTCCGGCCGGTGGAGTACGACTGCCTGATGCAGTCGGCCATGGCCAACATCAAGTGCGGCATCTCCACGGTGCTCACCGCGCCGTTCATTGCCGAGATGACCGACCCGGCCTGGATGCAGCGCCTGACCAACCGAGCGAACGCGATGGGAGTCGACGTCTTCCCCGTGTGGGTGCGCTGCGACGAAGAGTCGATGCGCGAGTACATCGGATTCCGCTCCGCGGCCCGGGACGCGTGGAAGCTGGCGCGGTGGGACGAGTACATGGCGACGATCGACCTGGAGCTACGCCCGGCGGTCCCGCACCTGGTGGTGGACAACCGGCTGGGGACCGCGGTGACGCTCGCGGACCAGGCCCGGCAGGCGATGGGGGCGATGAACGCGTGA
- a CDS encoding phosphotransferase-like protein, with the protein MNPKQGVILYGPPASGKDTVTAALSELDSRYAQFARLKVGTGKSAGYRMGTAEQLRELEAAGDVVYANARYGNTYAIDRPGVDAAFAAGVPVVHLGQVDGIRALVDGYPADWTVVLLWCPREVTEQRSAGRGDGDTAARLVAWDATREDLDAHTGLVWDLTVDTTAAAPQDAAVLIDKLLAQRAGRATA; encoded by the coding sequence GTGAACCCGAAGCAGGGCGTGATCCTGTACGGCCCGCCAGCCTCGGGCAAGGACACCGTCACTGCCGCGCTCAGCGAACTCGACTCCAGGTACGCCCAGTTCGCACGGCTCAAGGTGGGGACGGGCAAGTCGGCCGGCTATCGGATGGGCACGGCGGAACAGCTGCGCGAGCTCGAGGCCGCGGGCGACGTGGTCTACGCGAACGCCCGGTACGGCAACACGTACGCGATCGACCGGCCCGGCGTCGACGCGGCGTTCGCGGCTGGGGTGCCCGTGGTGCACCTCGGGCAGGTCGATGGCATTCGCGCGCTGGTCGACGGCTACCCGGCCGACTGGACAGTGGTGCTGCTGTGGTGCCCGCGCGAGGTGACCGAGCAGCGATCGGCTGGGCGCGGCGACGGCGACACCGCGGCGCGCCTAGTGGCTTGGGACGCGACCCGCGAGGACCTGGATGCGCACACGGGCCTGGTCTGGGACCTGACGGTGGACACCACGGCGGCGGCCCCGCAGGACGCAGCGGTACTCATCGACAAGCTGCTGGCGCAGCGGGCGGGAAGGGCGACGGCATGA
- a CDS encoding DUF1932 domain-containing protein has translation MDQPTVGILHPGSMGAAVAACAATNAAAVLWCETGRSAASMERAAEFGLMPVATLAELLDRSDIVISLCPPAAAEDLARDVAGHRFAGLYVEANAINPVRTQRIAALLAPAATVVDGGVVGSPPVGGKTPALYLSGPADATARIEALFAGTAVQAAVLGTDVGKASALKLSYAAFQKTSRVLVALAVGMAREHGVDQELIEVASKRTDSYLSEPQYIAKTAARAWRWGPELEEAADALAAAGLPPEMLRAAATTLARWHDAKDDSELTLTDALDRLAQP, from the coding sequence GTGGACCAGCCGACCGTCGGCATCCTCCACCCCGGCAGCATGGGCGCCGCCGTTGCCGCCTGCGCCGCGACCAACGCGGCCGCGGTCCTGTGGTGCGAGACCGGGCGCAGCGCCGCGTCCATGGAACGCGCCGCCGAATTCGGGCTGATGCCCGTGGCCACGCTGGCCGAACTGCTGGACCGCAGCGACATCGTCATCAGCCTCTGCCCGCCGGCCGCTGCCGAGGACCTGGCCCGCGACGTCGCCGGGCACCGCTTCGCCGGGCTGTACGTGGAGGCGAACGCCATCAACCCCGTGCGGACGCAGCGGATCGCCGCCCTGCTCGCACCGGCCGCGACCGTCGTGGACGGCGGCGTCGTCGGCTCCCCGCCGGTCGGCGGCAAGACGCCGGCCCTGTACCTGTCCGGGCCTGCTGACGCGACCGCCCGCATCGAGGCGCTGTTCGCGGGCACCGCCGTCCAGGCCGCCGTGCTGGGCACGGACGTGGGGAAGGCATCCGCGCTGAAGCTGTCGTACGCCGCGTTCCAGAAGACCTCGCGGGTGCTGGTGGCGCTCGCGGTCGGGATGGCGCGCGAGCACGGCGTCGACCAGGAGCTCATCGAGGTCGCCTCGAAGCGCACCGACTCGTACCTCTCCGAGCCGCAGTACATCGCCAAGACCGCGGCACGCGCCTGGCGCTGGGGCCCGGAGCTGGAGGAAGCTGCCGACGCGCTCGCGGCCGCCGGCCTTCCACCGGAGATGCTGCGCGCGGCCGCGACCACGCTGGCACGGTGGCACGACGCCAAGGACGACAGCGAGCTCACGCTCACCGACGCCCTGGACCGACTTGCCCAGCCGTAG
- a CDS encoding HAD family hydrolase, translating to MHRLALFDLDGTLADRQSALSDALMRLCRSRGLTPDAEQWLRIELADRATANDFARLRDAFGLEASAADLWQEYVDLMSAAVTCRPEVLEGLARLRAAAWTIGIITNGASDIQRAKLAATGLASLVDGVAASGDLEIRKPDRRLFELAATRCGISLTDGGWMIGDNPAGDIGGGHQAGLRTIWLRGRPWPDGLAAAHHVVDDVTDAITILLNETWE from the coding sequence GTGCACCGACTCGCGCTTTTCGATCTGGACGGCACGCTGGCCGACCGGCAGTCGGCGCTCAGCGACGCGTTGATGCGCCTGTGCCGCTCCCGTGGCCTCACCCCAGATGCCGAACAGTGGCTGCGCATCGAGCTGGCCGACCGCGCGACCGCCAACGACTTTGCCCGGCTGCGGGACGCCTTCGGCCTGGAGGCATCGGCCGCGGACCTGTGGCAGGAGTACGTCGACCTCATGTCGGCCGCCGTCACCTGCCGCCCCGAGGTCCTCGAGGGCCTGGCCCGCCTGCGCGCGGCCGCCTGGACGATCGGCATCATCACCAACGGGGCCAGCGACATCCAGCGCGCCAAACTCGCCGCGACCGGCCTCGCCTCCCTGGTAGACGGCGTTGCAGCCTCGGGCGACCTGGAGATCCGCAAGCCAGACCGGCGCCTCTTCGAACTCGCGGCCACCCGGTGCGGCATCAGCCTCACGGACGGCGGCTGGATGATCGGCGACAACCCGGCCGGAGACATCGGCGGCGGACACCAGGCCGGCCTGCGCACCATCTGGCTGCGCGGACGCCCCTGGCCCGATGGACTCGCCGCCGCTCACCACGTCGTCGACGACGTCACCGACGCCATCACCATCCTGCTCAACGAAACCTGGGAGTAG
- a CDS encoding helix-turn-helix transcriptional regulator, whose protein sequence is MSDPDRLKRVDALLEGLDEVLPPPRVRAQLRLAAGLTQQEIADAVGVKRLSVVNWELGKSNPRRPQRQVYIHLLNQLAKRFPKAAVLDLGSATPASESRGSG, encoded by the coding sequence ATGTCCGACCCGGACCGCTTGAAGCGGGTCGACGCCCTGCTGGAGGGCCTGGACGAAGTCCTGCCGCCGCCGCGGGTGCGCGCTCAGCTGCGCCTCGCTGCGGGCCTCACCCAGCAGGAGATCGCGGACGCGGTGGGCGTGAAGCGCCTGTCCGTAGTGAATTGGGAGCTGGGGAAGAGCAACCCCCGGCGCCCGCAACGACAGGTGTACATCCACCTGCTCAATCAGCTCGCAAAGCGCTTCCCCAAGGCCGCTGTACTGGATTTGGGCAGCGCGACGCCGGCCTCTGAATCCAGGGGGTCGGGATGA
- a CDS encoding DciA family protein, translating to MSGSEVSGVDLARVALRAAMEAARKNGGGQKAKRKPRPITAARRDGREPVGLGAALGALVTERAWELPAAGATLRERWAAIAPELAGHVAAVSYDVDSGRLTVCPESTAWATQARLEQTRVIAAANTAAGRTVVRALRILPPGAVPAPEPADTAPVTPVAVTEGPARTRETASEGYRRALAAHQEVAVPSRVDPGIAEAVERQNQAMRELSRRAFPEPDVVPDDAPAPIEAARDQRRRQAAVTQAAALRRARAERAGKAQGPRQLGQTA from the coding sequence ATGAGCGGCAGCGAGGTGTCCGGCGTCGACCTGGCCCGGGTCGCGCTGCGGGCCGCGATGGAGGCGGCCCGGAAGAACGGTGGCGGCCAGAAGGCGAAGAGGAAGCCGCGGCCCATCACGGCGGCGCGGCGCGACGGGCGCGAGCCGGTGGGCCTCGGAGCGGCGCTCGGTGCGCTGGTCACCGAACGGGCCTGGGAGCTCCCGGCCGCCGGCGCCACCCTGCGCGAGCGGTGGGCAGCCATCGCCCCCGAACTCGCCGGACATGTCGCTGCCGTGTCGTACGACGTCGACTCCGGCCGGCTCACCGTGTGCCCGGAGTCGACGGCCTGGGCGACGCAGGCCCGCCTGGAGCAGACCCGCGTCATCGCGGCCGCCAACACCGCAGCGGGCCGCACCGTCGTGCGCGCCCTGCGGATCCTGCCGCCCGGCGCCGTGCCCGCACCCGAACCTGCCGACACTGCCCCGGTCACCCCGGTCGCCGTCACCGAAGGCCCGGCACGGACCCGGGAGACAGCATCCGAGGGCTACCGCCGCGCGCTCGCCGCGCACCAGGAGGTCGCCGTGCCGTCGCGGGTGGACCCGGGCATCGCGGAAGCGGTGGAGCGGCAGAATCAGGCGATGCGCGAGCTCAGCCGCCGGGCATTCCCCGAGCCCGATGTTGTGCCGGACGATGCGCCGGCCCCGATCGAGGCGGCCCGAGACCAACGTCGCCGCCAGGCCGCGGTGACCCAAGCTGCGGCACTGCGACGGGCCCGAGCCGAGCGGGCCGGAAAGGCACAGGGACCGCGTCAGCTTGGACAGACCGCATGA
- a CDS encoding SLATT domain-containing protein, whose amino-acid sequence MARDFDDDAPRRLQDADDLFNARQREEAERIRARQQDEAERILARQRDEAERIYVVTTNLVIDAQEQLARRRLLDRIWRAGAALSWLSLLAAVIGTGIAWGTTGDPARFVVGDLICGGLLLMSLLTLVGVYFAGRDVSSLQRLEAHLASQQESLWKQKVRGNPDLEDRRKLYREEVAAGVEQYQADSRKYRTIHNGLQTLIMIGSASTTTIAALDTGKELTWQSVTLTVISFAITVAAMFTGYYKFRERSYFLQQTADAIEEEVNAVRLGIGHYSEYGPGQEGEALKKFTQRVEDHRNEQRRRQQQLDQPADQATPSSQPPAA is encoded by the coding sequence GTGGCACGGGACTTCGACGACGACGCGCCCCGCCGCCTCCAGGACGCGGACGACCTGTTCAACGCCCGCCAGCGGGAAGAAGCCGAGCGGATTCGGGCCCGCCAGCAGGACGAAGCTGAACGGATTCTCGCCCGCCAGCGGGACGAAGCTGAACGGATCTACGTGGTGACCACCAACCTCGTCATCGACGCCCAGGAGCAGCTCGCCCGGCGCCGGCTGCTGGACCGCATCTGGCGCGCGGGGGCGGCCCTCAGCTGGCTGTCCTTACTCGCCGCGGTCATCGGCACGGGCATCGCCTGGGGCACCACAGGCGACCCGGCGCGGTTCGTCGTGGGTGACCTGATCTGCGGCGGCCTGCTCCTGATGTCCCTGTTGACGCTGGTCGGCGTCTACTTCGCCGGGCGGGACGTGTCCAGCCTCCAGCGCCTCGAGGCGCATCTCGCCTCGCAGCAGGAGTCGCTGTGGAAGCAGAAGGTCAGGGGCAACCCGGACTTGGAGGACCGGCGCAAGCTCTACCGCGAGGAAGTCGCGGCCGGGGTAGAGCAGTACCAGGCTGACAGCCGTAAGTACCGGACGATCCACAACGGCCTGCAGACCCTCATCATGATCGGCTCAGCGTCCACGACCACGATCGCGGCCCTGGACACCGGCAAGGAGCTGACCTGGCAGAGCGTCACCCTGACCGTCATCAGTTTCGCCATCACGGTGGCCGCGATGTTCACCGGTTACTACAAGTTCCGCGAGCGCAGCTACTTCCTCCAGCAGACCGCCGACGCGATCGAGGAGGAGGTGAACGCCGTCCGGCTCGGCATCGGCCACTACAGCGAGTACGGGCCCGGCCAGGAGGGCGAGGCGCTGAAGAAGTTCACCCAGCGCGTCGAGGACCACCGCAACGAACAGCGGCGCCGCCAGCAGCAGCTGGACCAGCCCGCCGACCAGGCCACGCCCTCCAGCCAGCCGCCAGCGGCCTGA